In Daphnia magna isolate NIES linkage group LG5, ASM2063170v1.1, whole genome shotgun sequence, the sequence GCTAAATTATTCACTTTGTCTTCTTGTTTTGCTTATATAGGCTATTTACTCACCACCGATGTGTTTTAAGGGTTTCCACGACGGAGACGTTTTTATTCTGCTCAGTTAGCCGCGTCTTGTCTTGTCCACTGCGACAACGCGTTTGGTTTGACCATGTTCTTACCCAAGGTGTCCCAGTTGTTGTTGCCATCGCGTCGACATTCATCGTCTCGCCCGCACCAagtaaaatttgtattcacTGTTGTGTTTGGTCATATATAGATCGCCACAAGTTTAAATCTGTTAAGGGGCAACGccttttttctgttatttcatttttctttacttctttGCAACAAATTAAATGTAGGATGTTAtcaatgtgtgtgtgtgtttcaaGTTTCAAGTTCAATTCTCAAACCATTCGCTATCTTTGTCCATAACGATTATAGGCTATAGACTATTCCGTGTGTCAAGCATCTAATGTTTTGAATCCAGATTCTTCTGCATAACCTGTTCAATCCTCTTGTCTCATTTCAGTTGGAGCGACGAGAGTTGCACAGACGACAAGAACGAAAGGCGACAAGAATTTTTAAACACCAGAcaaacaggaaaagaaaaagccaaaaacaaaaaacaatccCCACGGTTGAACCGCGGGGATTTTTCTGCAGCATTTAGCGTAGCTCTTGCATTTGATCAAAAGTTTTTCATGAACtcgcttaaaaaaaaaaaagatcctgGGGCTAACCAAATtgaatttagaatttttttgttctcaatAAGATCGTGGATAAGCAATATTCAATTAGAATACTGACATCAATTTTGGTTTTCGACAGCGTACTAGATTTCTCTGTCCTTGTTTACACTTGACTCATTAATAATTGTgctttttacgtttaattcaaaaaatattagGCTTTATGTTGAAgaatgaacttgatttccgtgattaccattcaattctgaatagAAATCATTTAATTTGCATGATGCAGAAAGGTTTGCCATTTCGCCGTGCTGTGGTGAACGCGCAGCAACTTCGATGAGACGTACAAAGGCTTCATGCAATAAACAATAaagctatatatatatatccccTATTACTGCATAATAGACTACATGCCATTTTCCCAACTCATGATGCCGGCTTGGTATTAAAGACCGTCCTCCTCAGATTGAACGACGAGTGGACCGCCATCGTCACCCTTGATATAGGTGGATAACGAAATTTTGCTTGTATGATTCATtgttaaaatttcaaattgactTTATACGATTCATATAGGCCTACCGGGTATATATACGTACACCAGATGAACTAGTATAGGGGCACACAGCATATGGTTAGAAATTTGGCCATGATCTGAGTAGATTTCCTTGCATTCGTCGTCCGTCCAGGTCGGAACGGTATATAGCTTCATGTATATAATAGCCTAGGCCTATAATGCAGTGGAACTAATATATAGGCTATAGGTCCGCCTGTATATATTCCAATCcaaatcaacaaaaataagaCTCAGACGCTTTTAATCGAGGGGATATATAAAATCGTTAtttgaaaagagaagaaaaggagttaatgaaaaggaaaaacttgTTTCGTAACGACAAGTTTGGTGTTCATGACATTGGCGATATTATTATGCTATCCAAGTTGTTGTCATCCCTTCTTTGACGACTGCTAAGGTTTGAGAACATTAAAGATGTCATTGCACAGCAGACAACGTGTATAAAGCTGTTCGGTTCGGTTGgccttttcatttcaatcaaAGTCAAACGTGCATTCATTATGGAATCCAAATTATTTGGATTGAGCGAGGGTCAGTGACATGAGCCAAGGACTTTATTTTTCATGCCGGTTCAAGTTACCTCTTATATGGAAACAACGCACCTGCCACCTTTCTCGATGTTTTAGCAACTCAATCAGGTTATTTAGTACCGAAAATTGTACACCTGAGCgtgtgttgttttctttcctgtaTATTATCTATATATTATAGTAGCTATAtggcggaaaaaaaaagcccaacACAAGATGAACAAAGAACTGACATAACTTTGCCAGGTATCTTACAGCACAGCAGCGTTCCACACAGCGTGAGACTCGTCATAGGGGAATTCCCGCAAGATGGGAACAGGTATAGAGCTTGCACGAACTTGCCCGCGGGATGAAACGGCTGGGGTCTGTGGACCGGTTTCGTACAGCGTAGTTTTTGATGGCGTATCCTTTCCGAGTAGCAACGCCTGAAGCCAATCATCATAAGTGTCAAGTGATCGGAGCTTGTTTATTTGACTTGTTGAATAAACTCTTAATAATTGCCGACTTTGTTTTGTCAGACATGTTAGACTACTTCCAAAGTGGCGCTTATATAACGCAAACAGTCCCTGGAAGCTAAATGGACGTTAACTTTGTCAaggaatgaattaaaaaacgaatttttatACCTTTTGCAAAATGataaacatttcattttgatgaACGTATAATATTACAGTATTACAAAAACAACGCGTGAAAAAACGTTTTAGAACAGGTGATGGTGGATATGGAAATATTGTAAAGTGTCAGGAAGCCTATACCCGAAATCAATTCACAGAAAGCCTGCAGccaaaaatggcaaaagtgggaaggctatatagCCTTTACTGTTTTTCCAATTTGCTTTTTTGAAATTGAGTGAGGATTTTGAATTTCAGGTAAGATTTGGTGTGACAAAATCGGTTTCAAAGTTGTAAGCCCGTTTTCACTAGCACTGGGCCCCGCGTTGCTTGGGTCGGTGGTCGACCCAATTTGTGTGGGTTGTTTTGATTGTGCGCTGCGGGTATTTTGGTGCACCGTTTTTCTGCCCGATCAAGATCATTCAACTATTTCGTTAGTAGCCTATACACGCTATAGATGCCCTTCATAGTCACCCatggccattttttaaaataacgaTGATGTGGACAATCCAATGTGCCACACCTAATACAACCAATAAGAAATTTgttagaaagaaaatcaaatgaataaTCATCAGttaaatgttttgattttcaatttttttattcagatctaaatttgttttttgaaaaatttagaAAGCTATAAGCCGACAGAAGATAGTTGCagaacaacaaaagaaacttGCTACTTTTTGCTTCAAATAAAATCAgcaattgaatttttaaatagaaacCGAGAAAATCATGAAGGATAAAGGCACAAAACTTAGCAATCTTTTTCGAATCTCAGAGTTATGCACTTTTCCAAACAGGTTTGCCATTTCGCCGTGTGTCGTGTCATAGGCCTATGTAGCCTTTGGAACGTGTGACGATGTGTAAATAGTCACGCCCATCAATCCCTCATGTTTCCGTTAATCCATCCTCTTAGCCAATTTACCCTCGTGGAAACAGATGCAGGGAAATCAGGATCCCTGCATACTACATACAAAAACGTATCACGAATAAAAGatcggaaaaaaaacaacacgtaTATAAAAACGGCAATAACGAAATTTGCATACCAAACGGTCCAAAACTGGCGATGCCGACTTGGTGCCATGCACCGCCCGGCTCAGATTGCACAACGAGCGGACCACCGCTGTCAcccttttaaaaataaaggtaTAGAACGAATTTCCGCTTGTTTAGTTGATTGTAAATAAACTATTTCAAAATTACTCGACGCTTCATACTTGGCATGTACTGGATTGAGCAGCACTGACACACAGCATGTGGTTGACAATATTGACAGTACTTGGCATGTTCTGCCTGCACTCGCCGTTCGATATGATCGGAACTTCAGTTTGCATTAGCTTTTGCGAACCAACAATAACATCTGTGTGAATCAAATCAAAACATGAAGCTGATACATAAATAACAgccattttggtttttttgttagaGTAAATTAAATTGGTTATTTGAAAGTGAGTTGGTTGAGATCACGCGTTGTTGGCAATGTGTTCATATAAATATGGACACATTGCCAACCATACGCCCATGCGTATAGCCTTTACTGAGTATTGTCCTTCCCCATCCCATGACGGAGGCTTTTTTTCCGGTGTAGAGGTCGAGTTCACCACTTGCAGGTGCCAAGCAGACGGGCGAAATGGCTTTCGAGTAAGTGACGGGCGAGTCCATCGTTATAATTGCGATATCGAAGCCCTACAAATcggccaaagaaaaaagaaaattcagacGAGAACACAATGCCttgaaaaaaaggcaaaaaaacgaCTTAGAAGAAGTCGCGTCTATCTACATGTTTCAACTCATTTCAAGCATAAATTCAAGAAGAATATATAGATATCGGAACTTACAAAATTTCTGTTATTATATGCTTTATGAAGTGCAATGCGACTGATTCTTCTCGTCATTATCGCGTCATCCCCTTTCTGGTCACCGTCTCCACGGTCATGCATTCCAAGTTTCACAACATATTGCGACAACTCATACATGGACATTCTATAACCAACAAATCAACCGAGAATAATATTTCATTATAAATCATTTGGAAGCAACTGTTGATGAAGTGCATCAATAATAGACGCCAAAATCTATTACCGTTCAAAACAATGGGCTGCTGtcagaatttttgtttcagaAATTAAAGATCCGCCGCAATGGACTATCCCACTGCCAGGTCTCATAAGACCTACCTATTATATACAAGAAATACACGAAGATCAAGcggtttttaattttaaaatcattttaTCTTGTTGCTCATCATATAAAGCGCTACAAAAAAGCTTACTATGAAAGGCCAAGAATTCGGAGTAGCTTCTGTGCCACTGACAATCTGATTTTGATCATCAGGTCCAGCGCCACAAGGAACACTGTTCTGTTTGGTTTCTTGTTTGATTGTCTGTCCGGCCCTGATGGAACCGATTGCTGGAATACCATAGCCTCCATCATACACGAAAGGATGGTGCAACCAGCTGTAAAAAATCGGACCTTGCTGCTGCGAATGCAGGCCGATGCTGTACGAATTCACTTCTGCGATCGGCTCGACGAACGGAATGTGTGAATTAGGAACGAGGCCACTATTCAGGAAATTTTTGATTGGCATAAAATCTGATTGGCTGAACGGGAAACTCTTTGCAAGAAAAGAGCCATCCGATGCCCGGTCGACTGTTAGAATTCAATCaatcaaagaacaaaaatttgtattaTAGACCCTATACATTATAGataattgttgttgttgcaacaTTAACATAAATTTATCAAACAATTTAACAATGACAAGagaacatttttatttaatagtGAAATGGcataaaaatatgtttttttagGTGATCATACTTTCGAAAACGATGGCGTCATTCGTCTGATAAACGTGGCCATGGACTTGGCCCAGTAAAGCGATGGCTGCCACGAAAACGGCTGCAAACTCATTGACTTTCATCATTCCCATGTATTCTTGAACTTCTTTTGCATCACATAGGCTACGTATATATTACGTGCTGTATATAATATTGGAATAAGTTCTGTCAAATATTTAATATAGCCTAATACTTGCT encodes:
- the LOC116923861 gene encoding chymotrypsin B, producing MGMMKVNEFAAVFVAAIALLGQVHGHVYQTNDAIVFEIDRASDGSFLAKSFPFSQSDFMPIKNFLNSGLVPNSHIPFVEPIAEVNSYSIGLHSQQQGPIFYSWLHHPFVYDGGYGIPAIGSIRAGQTIKQETKQNSVPCGAGPDDQNQIVSGTEATPNSWPFIVGLMRPGSGIVHCGGSLISETKILTAAHCFERMSMYELSQYVVKLGMHDRGDGDQKGDDAIMTRRISRIALHKAYNNRNFGFDIAIITMDSPVTYSKAISPVCLAPASGELDLYTGKKASVMGWGRTILNVIVGSQKLMQTEVPIISNGECRQNMPSTVNIVNHMLCVSAAQSSTCQGDSGGPLVVQSEPGGAWHQVGIASFGPFVCRDPDFPASVSTRVNWLRGWINGNMRD